The Macadamia integrifolia cultivar HAES 741 chromosome 4, SCU_Mint_v3, whole genome shotgun sequence genome contains the following window.
ACCCAGAGACACTCATACAAACACACAGGCACATACATGAAACACTGGGTGGGGAGAGATGCATGTTGCTTAAAATGCTTTCttatttattgttgtttttcaGTTGGtgctctttattttttatgcatagtgGTGTTGATAGTAAATTTTGTTTGCCGAAGGTTTTCACCACTCCTTCATAACTGGCACATACCTGCTCTTCTGAACTTGTTCCATATTGCTTTGCAGGGTACCTCTGATGAAGTAGTTGACTGTTCTCACGGTAAGCAGCTTTGGGAGCTGTGTAAGGAGAAATATGAACCATTATGGCTTAAAGGTGGAAATCATTGTGATTTGGAGCTTTATCCGGAATATATTAGGCATCTCAAGAAATTCGTATCTACGGTAGAGAAATCACCTTCTGAACGATATAGCTCAAGAAGGAGCACGGACAGGTTTGAACAGTCCCGGCGAAGCACTGATTGTTTTGAGCCCTCAAGGAAGAGCACTGACCGAAGAGAAAAACCAAGGCAGAGCACTGATAGAGCTGAAAAATTGAAAAGCCATGAGTACAGATCTAATAATATTGACAAGCTAGAAAAGTTTAGAATGTCTTTTGACCAAATGGAGAGGTCTAGGAGAAGTGTAGACTGCATTGATAAGTCTCGAAAGAGTGTTGACGTACAGCTGGAGAGAGCAAGGAAAAGCGTTGATCGGTTGGAGAGAATACGAGCATGAGTTGGATGTGGAAAAATTATTGGGgcatttttatttatggtttctGGTTGTGGTGTTTGCTTGTATTGACTGTGGCTCCAAATGAGAAGCCCTTGTTATTGTGTCATTCTTTGTCTTTGATCCTGACTCTGTCGGGTGTTATAACTGACAATTTTCCTCagtgaaagaaagaaatttctAGTGATTATAATCTGTCATATGGTGGATCCTCAACGCATTAAAGCATCTTAATCTTCTCGTCAAGAAAGTGATGTAATTCTTCCAATTAAAACAGTTTCCCTCCAGTTCAGTTCTGAAGGAAATTTTTTCTGGAGGGGACATCTTCTCTAGTCCCTCCAAGCATACTTCTAGCTGCAAGTGGATTGCAGTGCCCTGTTCAATCCCCTGAGGCTAGGGTGTACCCTAAGGGACTAATGCAACTTTAGAATTGTCTTTGTACTAGCTCACTATGAGTTCACTGAGCTATGGAAACCGTAGTGAAGTTCATTTTCAACGCAGGGCCATGGTTTCCTGTTGGCATCTTTGGTCAGCTTAGTCACTAGCAAACTACCTTACGAGGCATGAAGCATCATTAAATTGGTCCTTATCTACTCTGCAGGAGCAAtattttgagttttcctttctCCTATTCCTTCTTCTCCCGGTAGGatttttttatagttttggTTGTACATACTATTGCTAGTGTCAATTTTACTGCTTGCCTTTCTATCTACCAAAATAAATTATTGGGTTTCTATGAACAAGAAAGCTTATTAACACTTACTCAAATCCTCCAGTGGGCATGTCTTGGTTTAAAGCACTTGGAGGATGACCTCATCTGGAACCCCCATTTCAGCAGAGTCGTTTTCACATCTAAGAACAGATACTGGTAATCTTGTTTTGGACTATTGAGGCTGTTTTGATTTGATGAAATCACGAAATCCTAGTGGAGTTGAGGTATAACCTTAAAAACAAGATTTAGGATGGACCAGCCAAAGATGATGTAGTGAGGAAGATTTCTCCTccgtccatttttttttttttttcagtaggGGGGCAGAGGGAGTTGACTCGGGTGAGTATCTAATCTTATCATTACCAAATTTTCTGGGTTACTAGCAACCTGTCATATTTATGTCAGGATAAATAACTTAAAATTATATTGGAATGAAGGATCTAAGGGATTTGATTGCAACTATGTACGATATGATCTACATATCTCTAGTCAAGTTTCTGACCTAGGCAAGGGACAATGTCATAATGTATTATCTTTAATAAGGATAAAGTATATGATTCTTCTATTAAAATATCAATCTAATTCCATCAAAAAAGAAGTCAGATAGCTTTACCCAAAACATGATTCTAAAAATCGAGTCTACTCAGCCAATGATTTACGGAGacaatttgaattgaaatcaatAGAAACCGATCCTTTACCCGATTTCGAGTTTTTAAACCAGGAACCATGGTGGGGGTGGAGAAAacttataatttattttatagatTCCCATTGGAAGCAATTTTTGTATAACTGGCATTGCTACTGCTTCCAGTGCTTGCCTATCTTGCAAGGGCCCTATTTCTCAATTCTATCTTTTCTAAGGAAGCAACAGCATCAATACTAGTATAGTTATCAGATGGTCCAGCTGAGATGGGCTTCTgtgttttttaatttattttctctattttaggtCTTTTCTTCAGGTACAGTATGTAACTATTGGTTCTTTAGCTCCTCGTGCTTCAGTCTTTCTCTATTGATTCCCCCTCGCATTATACAGGTCGCTTGTATGATTGCATCCACATCCCACTTGGGTGACtccaaataaattaaattaaaacaaaaatagaaaaaaaataaacctaCAAAGCCACGCCGGCCCAATAAGGAATAGTAAGCCCACCCAAAGCATCCTCCCTCTTCGTCAACCTTCGACAACCCGAATCTgccaccttctctctctccctctccctctccctctccctctccctctagTCTCTCTAAGCTATAGCATAGCTCGTAATTCTCTGGTCCAACGGCAAGGCAGTGATGCCGCCAACCAATCTCTCCTTCTGCTCTCTACCCTCTGCCCCTTCTCTCCAAACCCATGATAACGTTTCCGTCTCTTACCTCTGCATCCTCTTTCTTAATCCCCAAATCAACCAAGTCAGCTGCCTCGCCGTCTCCGGTGATCTTCTCTACGCCGCCTCCGGCAACGAAATCCACGTCTTCACACTAACGAACTACCAACATATAGATACATTCAAACCCAAAGATTCCTCTTTGGGCTCCGTCAAGTCATTAGCCTTTGGGGAAGGAAAAGTCTTCACAGCTCACCAAGACTGCAAGATCCGAGTCTGGATGATGACGCCCACGAAACAACACCAGCTGGTGGCCACGCTTCCCACCGTCAAGGACCGATTACGCCGTTTTGTGATGCCGAAGAACTATGTGCGTGTCCGGCGGCACAAGGAACGGCTTTGGATTGAACACGTAGACGCCGTCTCTGGGCTCACCATGACGGACGGTTTGCTCTACTCTGTTTCGTGGGATAAGAGTTTGAAGATCTGGCGCACCTCGAATCTCCGCTGCTTGGAATCAATTAAAGCCCATGAAGATGCCATTAACGCCGTAGCCGTATCGGTTGACGGAACCATTTACACGGCGTCAGCGGATAGACGGATTAGGGTGTGGGGGAGATTGAGTTCTGGGAAGAAGAGTCAGAGGTACGAGAAGCATAAGCTGATAGTGACGTTGGAGAAGCATAACTCGGCGGTGAACGCGTTGGCACTGAGCGGTGACAAGTCGGAACTCTTCTCCGGTGCCGGTGACCGTTCCATATTGGTGTGAGAGAGGAAGGACAGTGGTAACCACATGGCTGTCACGGAAGCGTTGAGAGGGCATAAGGGTGCAAAATTTTGCTTGGTCAACGTGTCTGATATTCTAGTGAGTGGGTCAGCTGATCGGACGGTTAGAATATGGAGACGCAGTTGCAGCGGGGATCAACGGTGCAGTCATTTGGTGGTGTTGAAAGGACAAGAGAGGCCGGTGAAGTCGTTGGTAGTAGTTATGGACGGCGTGGTATTATCGACTGGATCTGGGTCTGGGTCTCGGTCTGGGTCTGGGTCTGGGTCGGGTAAGCTGTCCGTTTGTAGTGGAagtctggatggagagaagaatATGGGAGGTCACGGTTTCCAATCTCACTCACAGTGCAACCTCGTACgattaaacaaacaaaaactCTTGTTCTCCTTGAAATATCTTTAAGAAGATTAttactacatttttttttttgggtggaagatTGTTACAACATTAAATTTAGGACTAGGGAAGTGGATGGTTTTTCGGGTCAgtccatattttttttggatttcaccGAATATGTTTTCTaatcttcaatcaattcttGTATCATGTAGAATATGTTTTCTaatcttcaatcaattcttGTATCATgtgggatttgggattttttatttatttatttatttaatagtaACATGAGATTTAACCAGGTTTTGACTAGAAAGACTTGCCCCAGTCGAATCAAAATTTGAGATTTAACCGAGTATGATAGAGCATACCTTTAAAAACAAGCTActgctaccaaaaaaaaatggttcttATAAGTATTCAAATCCAGTTTGGGGTTGTTGCTTTCTCATGGAATCCCAACAATTTGCCTCTCCATGGAGCACATGTAAGAGCTGAGATCTTTCCTCGAGAGATTTTGTCCATCTTTGGAAGCATATTGGAATTGTCATGCCTTGACTCTAATGCCATTTGTCAGTATTTGTATAGGACTCGCCCTTAAAATACTATATGCATGGAATCCCAACAATCTACCTCTCAGCAATGATTGGTGATTCTAGTCAGTCATGGACTTGTGCGTGGTGAAGTTTCATATGTCACTGACAAATACAATCGGACTGTTAAGGGCATCAAAGACACAGCAAAAACGAACTGATTTGGATGCTAAAGATTGGTACCCAATTAACCTAATTGATCTGACGATCCAGAAACCATTTGGTCATTTAAGGTGGGTGGGGAATGGAATCCAGAAGCAATTTTGAGAATGTTTAGAGCACTGAGTATGGATCATCCATCCCCTCGAGGATATCTTATTCATGGATGCCTCTGctgcatattgatctcttccgTATTTCAAGTCTCAGAAGACAATTCAATGTGACTCATCAGATGTGTTATTAGGCGAAGTGGAAACATCTCGCTTCACCTGTCAAACCACCTACTAATCTATATGAGAGACTGGAACACGACCATAATATCCCCATCCATCCATGTTGGCACACACGCTCTCACCACGACTGAGTCTCGACACTTTTTAAAACCCATTAAGAAGCACAACTACCACTAAGAATAGCGAAACAAGCCCAAGAGGAACTAATCATCCCAATAACAAGCTTTGTTCAAGAGAACTTGTccatgattttgaagaatagcAGCAACACAAGGGCTTCAAGATGTGGTGGctcaagagggagaggggaggagcACATACAAGGTCAGAAAGTTGAAATTGTAACATCATCCCTTCGCTAAAATCATATTCACAAAGACGAAATAACTCCCCTGTGACTGGGCGCCATGCTTCACATCAACTCCCACCTTATTGTCCTGAAAGAATACTACTTCTGGTCCTCTTCTCGCTACAGTGCTACACCTCAATGATAGCAATCAGATTCTCAGCATGGACAGAAAGTTTTCCTCCTTATATAGTTGCAAGCAGCTCCTCTTGAGGCTATGGTGTAGAATTAGGTCCTCATAATAAAGCACCtcttaaaaattaagaaaagggCTCTTCGCCAACATTTTCGCCACCTATACACCAAAACCATTCACCCTAATCTTACCATCGTTTCTTTCCAGCCAGGAAACTACCGACTCCAACCAGCCATAAGGAACTAGAGACCTGCAAGAAACACAGAGAACCTATATCTACCAAACAGGTAGCTTTATATACCACCAATAAACAATCTCTTTAATCTTCCAAATCCTAACCCTACCCGGCACCAACCAATTATTGTTAACCTATCCCTTAATTACTCTATAGTCTTATCAAACCAGAGACCACAAGGTCCACAGCCATCGCAATTAACCAAAACAACAACAGTACACTCAATTTATTTTAAACCTGTTATCACCCCAACCTTCCAAACACTTCCATAATTAAACTTATCTTTCCAAGATCCTGAATTCATTTTAACATTTTTGATCCTGAAAGAGAATTGGATGGTTTCTAGGAAAGATAGAGGTTCACAGTTCACAGGACCTGGAAGAGGCATGTCAAGCTCCACTTGGATTGAAGAACAGGGCTGGAAATGGCTTCAAAGCTTCTGAAAGGACCGATTACAAGACACAAGTTCAAGGGAAAAACTCACTAGTTGAAATCCAAGCATTGGAATGACTGAACCATCCTTTTGAGAACAATAACTATAAGAGGTGTCTTGCAAACATATTTGAGCAccttgagggaaaaaaaaaaaaaaaatacatggcaCTAATTTAACTTTGTCAATATGAGTAATGTTGATGCAGTAGCATTTTTGTGGCTAGACCGGTATGACCCAATTTGGAAACTTAAACCAAGACAAAACGGATCCAAACTAGGATTTTGGTCCAAAAAAGATACTTGGGgaatttgtttttttgtttgggttaTATTTGtaatcataattttattttatattatggGAGCTAGTAGGAGATTCTGTTTCAGTAGTTTCCTGGTTTGAGTGAGTGAATGGTTGCTGAGTTGTGTGCTGCAGAGCAACCTTGTTGGTTTACTGCTTTCCCTCTCTATCTCCTCTTTTAATCGATTCAGTCGAGTGACTCGAGTCCCATCCAGGGTaagttcttcctcttttccctcTATGTCCTTCCTTTATTCcaattcttcttcccttcttttattttcattttatttcccccGTCATTGACAGTACCATTGGGTTGAGTAACAAAACTTCAGAACTCAGTTCAACACCTCAACCTTTATGGTTTAGAATGAGATTTGAGGGCTTGTTTCCCTACCCTAGGGCACCAAACCCTATTTTGACTTGATACTTGGCATACTTGGGAGGATTGGTAGAGAGGATCTTATCCCCCCAGTCTCAATTGAATCCTTTCCACATGGGGAGATCTCATCTTTGGTCTACCTCTGGTTTCACTCACCATTAAAATTCAACTTCCCGACAATTCAAATAGTGGGAAGGAAGCAACTAAAGCCTACTAGGGGTacttttagattaaaaaaaaaaaaaggaaaaagaaattgcACCAACTTGTCATGTTTGGATGCTGGTTACCCTCTCTGGAAAACAGCTTTCCTAGTGTTTGCATGGCATGCTAGTCCAAATAAAATCAGTGAATCACCTCTTCTTCCAACTTGAAGTAGCTAGAAATAAGCACCAATAGGATTATACCCTGGTAGGCTATTAAGGGTGTGCCTACTGACTTTAGCAAGTTGATTTTCTAATGGCAATAAGAGGTCCAAGTCCACCCACAAATCAGTTATGGCTGCTGGGATTAAATGCAACATACTGTACTAGCTGCAGCATTCAAATGATAATAATCATAGTTTAATATCCAGACAAAAATCTAAGGTCTGAAATAATATTGATGATCAGAACAAACATcatcaaacaagaagaaaatatacatTGCAGAGATGCCTTTTAACTATAATCATCATGAATAGATGTTTCAAAGACACCCATATAGGTAACACTGCAAAATAAAACATTCAACCTTTGTGACAAATCCTCTCTTTTAGACTATCTTAGTTAAATAATTAACCCAAAAAGACCTATGAGTTATTCGCACAGCTGAATCCTAGATAGTAACTGGACAAATCTATGAAAAAATGGAGCCCGTTACATATAGCAAAAGGTAAGGTAGATAAACAATATTCCACGACCAAAGAAGAACTTCCAGTATTTCTATTATCAGTCATCTGCAGTTACTAATAGAGGAACACCCTGATTACCTAAAAATATTGGGTTTGAACATGAGCACCAGTAAAGTTTCTCATTGCATGTACATGAAGTTGCATTTATACATATGTCGACAAGCGTTCTTCCTGATCTCATGCAATAGAGGATGCCAAAAAACGCACAAAATGCACATATCTATTGCAAGCATAATGCCAGTTCAATGTTCATAAATTGGTTTAAATTTTAGGTGAATTTGAGGTGACCTGGGTGATTACAATATCACTTTCTATAATCATAACAACCTATAAAAATAGTGAAAGCTATGAGCAAAACTAAATGAAATATTCCCAAACAGCCATTCCTTAACAACAGAATACTCTGGGTAAAGTCGGTAGATTAGCAGAATTCCTTTCCATCTTATAGGGGCAGTAGCGAACCAAATTGTTTTTCCACCACAAATCAATAATCAGAAGTACATGTAATAAAAGAAAGAGCAAAAGTTTGGCAGCCAAACACCCCCATCctctcaggaaaaaaaaagggggggggggaataaaatcaaattttctCACCACATGAACTTAGGTCTTTCGACGCAAACGCTTCCTTAGCTTCTTGTATTTGTGCTTAttcatctttctcttcctcttcttcttcacactATCGGCCCAAAGAGAATGATCGTTGCCAGACACAACGTCATCAGCATCCTGAGAGACCACTGGATCGAATCCAGTCGGAGAAACTTGACTTACGCAATACCCGAACGGGAAACTAGGGTAGAAACACGAGGGCTGCGCATTGGTCGATTTCTCTCCTCGTATAGATGCCAATATAGGGTTTGGATTACAAATATACTCGGGTTTGCTTTCATGGTGGTCGGTTTGATGAAGCACAAAAGGAGCCGCCAAGCTTGATGGTTGAGTGGTGTTGAAGCTTGAGATGATTCGCAGTGCGAAAGGTTTCTTCGTGAATTTATGCAGAAAACCAGCCATTGTGAGATTAGAAACgaagactctctctctcacactgGCTGATACTCTGATCCCCTTGTTTCGTCTCCGTTTACTCTGCGAAACCAATCTAATTAGGTTTCGGTGTTTGACCTAACCCGATACGATGGTATCCTAATTCGAGAAAAGTATTCGGTCAACCACGCAATTCGGTTTCGTCCCGACTTGAATCGGTCATCTTGATTGCCATAAtttctaaaattgaaaaaaaaaaatgcccccATGCAGGATCGAACTACAGACCTTCAGTTTACAAGACTGACGCTCTACCACTGAGCTATAGGGGCCGGCATGTATTCATCAAAGAAATTTTTtgtaaagaaacaaaatttgatTGCTTTACCTAATTCAAATTTCCTCTTCATGCGGAAGACGAAATCAACATCTTTAATCCCTCCAGAGGATTATAAGTAGAGAGCACTGACACATGGAGGAGAGAACACCTTTGATCCTGTTCCTTCCTGGTAATGAGATTCTATGTATTCCTGAAGCTGGTTTTGTGATTACTGATTCGAGTGACTTTTAAGCTCGTCTGGAGAAGAAGAACCCCAGGTCAGTTTCTCTCCAATTTTCTCTGTTTCCTTGTCTTCGGATCTCTCAGCTTCCAATTCACAACAACTCCCCTTTCAAACTTCTTGCTTTGTTTTTACCTTTCTGCGCAGAACGTGAAGGAAATGGAAGTGCCGATAATTTGGACGGCATTTTAATTTTCGTCTCTCACTCTCAGCGCGGCTTGGATCGGTAACCTGAACTCCAACTATAACGTTTCATTTAATTGTTTATGACGAaagcttttatttttattcttaaattTCATGCCTATTGGGGGTAATTCTGCTGTggggagtttttttgttcttgaaaatTTGATCTTTCAGCCTTTGTTACATTTCAAACTCATAAGAGTTCATGGTAATTTTCTGtggaaattcaagaatcaaattcctTTTTATCCCCTGGGGTGAAAGATTCATTATATTGCAGCTTCCACGGGGTGAAGGTTTTTGTTTCCAACCATTTTAACGAGTACTAAGGTACTGTTTTTTTGTTCCCCGTTCTGCAGAGCACTTGGAAGTAGAAGGTTTGCATGGCTACTAGTCCTGTTATTGATGAATGGGATGATAAATGCATTATGATGTCTTTGGATTTTCACATTGTCCTCTCTCCTACAACTTCTCAAACAATTAGAATTCGTTGTTGTGCCAATCATGTCAGTATTGATAAATACTAAAGGAACCAAGTCAGTGTTGTGGTCTTTCAGTATGTGTGCTAGTTCATGAAGGAACTGAGACTTCGAATGTGTTCATTGAAGCAAGTTTTGGCAAATTGTCGAACCAATAATTTTCCTACCACTGCCATAACACGTGTTTTGTTTCCAAGGCTATCCAAATGCTTGGGATAAACATTATAATACTTCTTGTCAAACTTCAATTTTTCTATCTACTTGGAACTTGGAAATATCTACTAAAACCATACTTTGATAAACAATATACAACTTGTAGGTGAAGGCATTcaaatttttatctttcatattGACATTTTGTCAACATAGATTCTAGATTTTCATTTTAGGATCTCAAATGCCATGGGTGCACATTTATCTGGACAAAAATAATGACTAGTATTGCAAAGTGAAGAATGCTAGGAGACAGATGCCAACAAAGGAAATGTGGGGGACTATTCCCCGTCCAATACTACAACATATCGGACTATAGTACTGCATCTCACAAAGCTATGCTGTCCCCAAAACAAAAGTGGGGTTTGGTGTTGTTTCTCAAAATTAAGTTTTTGCAACTGCTTTAATTTTTGTTGCTATTCTATTCTGCTAACCGTTCTTGTTTTCCT
Protein-coding sequences here:
- the LOC122076363 gene encoding uncharacterized protein LOC122076363, whose product is MAGFLHKFTKKPFALRIISSFNTTQPSSLAAPFVLHQTDHHESKPEYICNPNPILASIRGEKSTNAQPSCFYPSFPFGYCVSQVSPTGFDPVVSQDADDVVSGNDHSLWADSVKKKRKRKMNKHKYKKLRKRLRRKT